The following are from one region of the Phycisphaerae bacterium genome:
- a CDS encoding thermonuclease family protein, giving the protein MSKRRHSAIFILCLLLVAAFVWLDHSPIRRSLQAQPESGEQTNSRDFEKYHDKTFTVLKVVDGDTIDINIPDDKYNNTRIRLWGIDTPETKNTKTGVMYFGPEAADFATKSALGKLGTVYLEERRTRDKYGRLLAYVKLPDGRFLNEALLSEGFAYADLRFRHSLYNKYQQLEAAARSQKRGLWKKVTRDQLPEWLQRKKPNLLLKK; this is encoded by the coding sequence ATGAGCAAACGCAGGCATTCCGCCATCTTTATCCTCTGCTTGCTGCTGGTAGCAGCATTTGTCTGGCTCGACCATAGCCCTATTAGACGCAGCCTGCAGGCCCAGCCCGAATCCGGCGAACAAACAAACAGCCGCGATTTTGAAAAATATCACGACAAAACCTTCACCGTATTAAAAGTTGTCGATGGTGACACCATTGACATAAACATACCTGACGACAAATACAATAACACAAGAATACGGCTGTGGGGAATTGACACGCCTGAGACCAAAAACACTAAAACAGGCGTTATGTATTTCGGCCCCGAGGCGGCTGATTTTGCCACGAAATCAGCCCTCGGAAAACTGGGCACTGTTTATCTCGAAGAACGTCGCACCAGAGACAAATACGGCAGGCTGCTTGCTTATGTTAAATTACCTGACGGCAGATTTTTGAATGAGGCACTGCTATCCGAGGGTTTCGCTTACGCGGATTTGCGCTTTCGCCACAGTCTCTACAACAAATACCAGCAGTTAGAAGCTGCCGCCCGCAGCCAAAAGAGAGGATTATGGAAAAAGGTAACTCGCGATCAATTACCCGAATGGCTCCAACGAAAGAAACCCAACCTGCTACTAAAAAAATGA